One window from the genome of Faecalibacterium sp. HTF-F encodes:
- a CDS encoding ParA family protein, translating into MAKKATIIAVTNQKGGVGKSTTCENLGIGLAMEGKKVLLVDTDPQGSLTISMGWQQPDELPTTLSTLMAKAMNDQPIQPGEGILHHTEGVDLIPANIELAGLEVALVNSMNREKILKQVLDSAKREYDFILLDCMPSLGMLTINALAAADAALIPVQAQYLSAKGLEQLLQTVQKVRRQINPKLKIEGILLTMTDSRTNYGKQISNLIRQIYGKHLKVFEQTIPRSVRAAETSAAGKSIFAYDPKGKVAEAYKSLAREVQADADRQRKLSSERAR; encoded by the coding sequence ATCGCAAAGAAAGCTACGATTATCGCAGTCACCAATCAAAAAGGCGGTGTGGGGAAAAGCACCACCTGTGAGAATCTGGGCATTGGGCTGGCAATGGAGGGCAAGAAAGTCCTGTTGGTGGACACCGACCCACAGGGGTCATTGACCATTAGCATGGGCTGGCAGCAGCCCGATGAACTGCCTACCACCCTCTCCACCCTGATGGCAAAAGCCATGAACGACCAGCCCATCCAGCCCGGCGAGGGCATTCTGCACCACACAGAGGGTGTTGACCTTATCCCTGCCAACATCGAACTGGCAGGGCTGGAAGTGGCGCTGGTAAACAGCATGAACCGGGAAAAGATACTCAAGCAGGTGCTGGACAGTGCCAAACGGGAGTACGATTTTATTCTGCTGGACTGTATGCCCTCGCTGGGGATGCTCACCATCAACGCACTGGCGGCGGCAGACGCTGCCTTGATTCCGGTACAGGCGCAATACCTGTCCGCAAAAGGTCTGGAACAGCTTTTGCAGACCGTCCAAAAGGTTCGTCGGCAAATCAACCCCAAACTGAAAATCGAAGGCATCCTGCTGACCATGACCGACAGCCGCACCAACTACGGAAAGCAGATCAGCAATCTGATCCGGCAGATATACGGAAAGCACCTGAAGGTGTTTGAGCAGACCATCCCACGGTCTGTCCGTGCGGCAGAAACCAGTGCGGCAGGCAAAAGCATCTTTGCCTATGACCCCAAGGGTAAGGTGGCAGAAGCCTACAAATCTCTTGCAAGGGAGGTGCAGGCGGATGCCGATCGACAGCGAAAACTTAGCTCTGAAAGGGCTAGATGA
- a CDS encoding DUF6017 domain-containing protein: MNYDYFYGQSGELFSYFRIPKALFQDHRFRQLSTDARTLYGILLDRMSLSAKNGWLDEQGRVYIIYTVREVQESLCCAEHKAVKLFRELEDIDLIERKRRGLGRPSLVYVKDFSSGLPKAQVQNCPTSNSGAAESAILEQPKPQANKTDKNKTEWNDPDPIYSEGIREQLEDYFYQALEVELLLRLCPDDEDTIYQIVDLFVDTCSTKRKILRIAGDDKPAEVVRSRLKKLNADHIRFVLDSLAENTAPVRNMKQYLLAMLYNAPTTMNLYYQNKTNHDFARGSPKAG; encoded by the coding sequence ATGAATTACGACTACTTCTACGGTCAGTCGGGCGAATTGTTCTCCTACTTCCGCATCCCGAAAGCACTGTTCCAAGACCACCGCTTCCGGCAGCTTTCCACCGATGCCCGGACACTGTACGGCATCCTGCTGGACCGTATGAGCCTGTCTGCAAAGAACGGCTGGCTGGACGAGCAGGGGCGCGTGTATATCATCTACACCGTCCGGGAAGTGCAGGAATCCCTCTGCTGCGCCGAGCACAAGGCGGTCAAGCTGTTCCGAGAACTGGAGGACATCGACCTCATTGAGCGCAAACGCCGTGGTCTGGGCAGACCCAGCCTCGTCTACGTCAAGGACTTTTCGTCTGGACTGCCAAAAGCGCAAGTACAGAATTGCCCAACCAGCAATTCTGGTGCTGCCGAAAGCGCAATTCTGGAGCAGCCAAAACCGCAAGCAAATAAGACTGATAAGAATAAGACAGAGTGGAACGATCCTGACCCTATCTACTCCGAGGGCATCCGGGAGCAGCTTGAGGATTATTTTTATCAGGCATTGGAGGTAGAACTTCTGCTCCGACTCTGCCCGGATGATGAGGACACCATCTATCAGATCGTGGACTTGTTTGTGGATACCTGCTCTACCAAGCGCAAGATATTGCGGATTGCCGGAGATGACAAACCTGCCGAGGTGGTACGCAGTCGGCTGAAAAAGCTGAATGCTGACCACATCCGTTTCGTGCTAGATTCTCTGGCAGAAAACACCGCCCCGGTGCGGAACATGAAGCAGTATCTGCTGGCGATGCTCTACAACGCGCCCACCACCATGAACCTCTACTATCAGAACAAGACGAACCACGACTTTGCGCGTGGTTCACCGAAAGCGGGGTGA
- a CDS encoding DEAD/DEAH box helicase, producing the protein MIFGTNSNYMLKYQKAKAKLVEYDISQKDYPKFPLNSNELSYPVIYILSRYAESIIENDETGKAEFAPYMVKASQYFDASVGANDRTAYDTDFLLSGAAAYFLSNDFGSSKVLCAALFEKIKDTPTMGTSQIILRNLLGYLLLDKVFPISSDTFGGEELCRALLFYYTNGEGLPNIEQAIRKYRTAIYKNNDPMEIYYVDILLAVITIALSKAAWKLIPQYSKLEPGQWEEYLKSSKSPKMLWPAQQLIGKKNVLSGENAIVQLPTGVGKTKSIELIIRSSFLSNRTATAIIVAPLRALCNEIASDMTSAFGESVLINQFSDILENDFFVDFTLKATILICTPEKLSYIIHHQVEFLDEIGLYIFDESHMFDDGRRGTAYELLISEIRKHINTEKQIVLLSAVLSNAEQIKQWLFNENGTLASDPAIKTTPKSIGFSSQTRDIHYYSEDPEREDFYVPRSIEVNLLKKLGKERKKRYFPKLTDPKDIAIYYANKLCKNGGAAIFANRTRSVQTIIQQIIDLDSREYDLSGIQKYSNTLEMSRIAKLMADYYGCDHPYTKACNLGVAPHYSNLPNGLRLAIEYAFRKKDLHLVICTSTLAQGVNIPIKYLFMTSFMLDQNSMKIRNFQNLMGRTARSGMYTEGSVIVTDSKLFDNKNNRRNGGFYKWENCVKMFDSHAAEPCESSILWLVQDIEINHDDHVKGVYIANYIINNYSHWDCFESCYEKILQAYERKKQTPMNQKSVAVLKTALTVRQHVIETIENHLCFVLSNDEGSDAQVVALELCKETLAYFMANDAEKTLLEKIFDVIAQKAKTVDRVKIKRYSKSMLGIDDALIIEAWLAETQFMEQQLSDSEIFEMLLSFFIDTHKIGKTEEYFPDICRMWLDGYSFIAMKKATGLLISDIESLCSKLISYEFSFFIGNIIDVIDDGDDENRALLVSKLLLLQRKLKYGVCSETAISICEKVFNDRLLANSIAEQIGAESIDTNHIIDALKMCKEKILGFLSVYPTYFSVRINWICK; encoded by the coding sequence ATGATTTTTGGAACGAATTCCAACTATATGCTTAAATATCAAAAGGCAAAAGCGAAGCTGGTAGAATATGATATTTCACAAAAAGACTATCCCAAATTTCCGCTAAACTCAAATGAACTTTCCTATCCTGTCATATATATCCTTTCTCGATATGCAGAGAGCATTATAGAAAATGATGAAACTGGGAAGGCAGAATTCGCACCCTATATGGTGAAGGCTTCTCAATACTTTGATGCCTCCGTTGGAGCTAATGATAGAACAGCATACGATACGGACTTTTTATTGTCCGGTGCAGCAGCCTATTTCTTATCCAATGATTTTGGTAGTTCCAAAGTATTATGTGCGGCCCTTTTCGAAAAAATAAAAGATACGCCCACTATGGGTACATCTCAAATAATACTTAGAAATCTATTAGGGTATCTCCTCTTGGATAAGGTTTTCCCTATAAGTTCTGATACCTTTGGCGGTGAAGAACTCTGCCGGGCATTACTATTCTACTACACCAATGGAGAAGGCTTGCCTAACATAGAACAGGCGATTCGGAAATATCGAACTGCAATTTATAAAAACAATGATCCTATGGAGATATACTATGTCGATATACTCCTTGCAGTAATTACGATAGCGTTATCAAAAGCCGCATGGAAACTGATTCCTCAATATTCAAAATTGGAACCCGGACAATGGGAAGAGTATTTAAAAAGCTCAAAATCTCCTAAAATGTTGTGGCCTGCACAGCAGCTTATAGGAAAGAAAAATGTGTTAAGCGGAGAAAATGCAATCGTTCAGCTTCCAACAGGCGTTGGGAAAACCAAAAGTATAGAACTAATCATTCGGTCATCCTTTCTCTCGAACCGAACGGCTACTGCTATTATTGTTGCACCACTTCGTGCTTTATGTAACGAGATTGCAAGCGATATGACTTCAGCTTTTGGAGAGAGTGTTTTAATAAACCAATTTTCAGATATTCTGGAAAATGATTTTTTCGTGGATTTTACTTTGAAAGCGACAATACTAATTTGTACGCCAGAAAAGCTCAGCTATATTATCCATCATCAAGTTGAGTTTTTAGATGAAATCGGTTTGTATATATTTGATGAGAGTCATATGTTCGATGATGGAAGACGTGGAACAGCTTATGAGCTGTTGATTTCTGAAATTCGAAAACACATAAATACAGAAAAACAAATTGTGCTTCTTTCTGCGGTGCTTTCAAACGCCGAGCAAATTAAGCAATGGCTTTTTAATGAAAATGGAACCTTGGCTTCTGATCCGGCAATTAAAACAACACCTAAAAGCATCGGATTTTCTTCACAAACACGAGATATTCATTACTACTCAGAAGATCCTGAACGTGAAGATTTCTATGTTCCACGCAGCATAGAAGTCAATTTGCTAAAAAAACTTGGAAAAGAAAGAAAAAAGCGTTATTTTCCGAAGTTGACAGATCCCAAGGATATTGCAATATATTATGCAAATAAACTTTGCAAAAATGGTGGTGCTGCAATTTTTGCCAATCGAACTCGAAGTGTACAAACCATAATTCAGCAAATTATTGACCTTGATAGTCGAGAATATGATCTTTCTGGAATTCAGAAGTATAGCAACACATTGGAAATGAGTCGTATTGCCAAGTTAATGGCCGATTATTACGGTTGTGATCATCCATATACAAAAGCTTGCAATTTGGGTGTTGCACCACACTATTCAAATCTTCCGAATGGTTTGCGCCTTGCTATTGAATACGCATTTCGTAAGAAAGACCTGCACCTTGTGATATGTACATCTACACTTGCTCAAGGAGTGAACATTCCCATAAAGTACCTTTTTATGACTAGTTTCATGCTTGATCAAAATAGTATGAAAATTCGAAATTTTCAAAATTTAATGGGAAGGACAGCACGTTCGGGAATGTACACGGAAGGAAGTGTTATTGTTACAGATTCAAAGCTATTTGACAACAAGAACAATCGAAGAAACGGAGGATTTTACAAATGGGAAAACTGCGTCAAAATGTTTGACAGTCACGCAGCAGAACCATGCGAAAGCTCTATTTTATGGCTTGTCCAAGATATTGAAATCAATCATGATGACCATGTAAAAGGCGTATATATTGCTAACTATATTATCAACAATTATAGCCATTGGGATTGCTTTGAATCGTGCTACGAAAAAATTCTGCAAGCATATGAACGGAAAAAACAGACGCCGATGAACCAAAAAAGTGTTGCTGTACTTAAGACTGCTCTAACGGTTCGGCAGCATGTCATAGAGACAATCGAAAATCATCTATGCTTTGTCCTTTCTAATGATGAAGGTTCCGATGCGCAGGTTGTGGCATTGGAACTTTGTAAAGAGACTCTTGCTTATTTTATGGCCAACGATGCAGAAAAAACGTTGTTGGAAAAAATATTTGATGTCATTGCACAAAAGGCAAAGACAGTTGATCGTGTGAAGATCAAACGATACTCCAAAAGTATGCTTGGAATAGATGATGCTTTAATAATTGAAGCATGGCTAGCAGAAACTCAATTCATGGAGCAGCAACTTTCAGATTCAGAAATTTTTGAAATGTTGTTATCCTTTTTTATCGATACTCATAAAATTGGTAAAACAGAAGAATATTTTCCAGATATTTGTCGAATGTGGCTTGATGGATACTCCTTTATAGCAATGAAAAAAGCGACTGGACTTTTGATATCGGATATTGAGAGCCTGTGCAGCAAGCTCATTTCCTATGAATTCAGCTTTTTTATAGGAAATATCATTGATGTGATTGATGATGGCGATGATGAAAACAGAGCACTTCTTGTATCAAAGTTACTTCTTTTACAAAGGAAATTAAAATATGGAGTATGTTCAGAGACGGCCATCTCAATCTGTGAAAAAGTATTTAATGATCGTCTTTTGGCTAATTCTATTGCAGAACAAATTGGAGCGGAGTCGATTGACACTAATCATATCATCGATGCTTTAAAAATGTGCAAAGAAAAAATATTAGGATTTCTATCTGTGTATCCAACATATTTCTCAGTGAGAATCAACTGGATTTGTAAATAA